From a single Solanum dulcamara chromosome 4, daSolDulc1.2, whole genome shotgun sequence genomic region:
- the LOC129884886 gene encoding myricetin 7/4'-O-methyltransferase 2-like yields the protein MSTSENTSIELLHAQAQIWNYIFNFISSSAIKCALQLGIPDVLYKHDKPMCLSDLSAELSVVNSLKVTFLPILMRFLVQSGFLNQHEDLYFLTPASRLLAKNESFNVRSLLLLNHGSVMSKAWTQLSDWFQNDSPTPFHTAHGKSLWDYIGEEKPSVLGDILNDALASDSRLNTNVLITECKHVFEGLTSLVDVGGGTGTVSIAIAKAFPNIKCTVLDLPNVIGDLKGSGNLDFIGGDMLDKIPHANAILLKCVLHNWNDEDCVKILKKCKESIPSRKKGGKVIIIDTILEDPKHNNEFIRAQHNMDMLMMVLFAAKERIEKEWEKLFIEAGFIEYKIIPALGLRSLIEIYP from the exons ATGTCAACTAGTGAGAATACTTCCATCGAGCTTCTTCATGCTCAAGCTCAAATttggaattatattttcaatttcataaGTTCTTCAGCGATAAAATGTGCACTTCAACTAGGAATCCCTGATGTCCTCTACAAACATGATAAGCCCATGTGCCTTTCTGATCTTTCTGCTGAACTCTCTGTCGTCAATTCTTTAAAGGTTACATTCTTGCCTATTTTAATGCGCTTTCTTGTTCAATCTGGTTTCCTAAATCAACATGAAGATCTCTATTTTCTTACCCCAGCTAGTCGCCTTCTTGCGAAAAATGAGTCCTTCAATGTTAGGTCACTCTTGCTTCTCAATCATGGTTCAGTCATGTCAAAAGCATGGACTCAGTTAAGTGATTGGTTCCAAAATGATTCTCCCACTCCTTTTCATACCGCTCATGGAAAATCTTTATGGGATTACATTGGGGAAGAGAAACCTAGTGTACTAGGCGATATTCTCAATGATGCATTGGCTAGTGACTCGAGGTTGAATACCAATGTACTTATTACAGAGTGTAAACATGTGTTTGAAGGGTTAACGTCGTTGGTGGACGTTGGTGGTGGCACTGGTACTGTTTCTATTGCCATAGCCAAAGCTTTTCCTAACATAAAGTGCACTGTACTTGATCTCCCTAATGTGATAGGCGACCTAAAAGGAAGTGGGAATTTGGATTTTATTGGAGGAGATATGCTCGATAAGATTCCTCATGCTAATGCCATCTTACTCAAG TGCGTTCTGCATAACTGGAATGACGAAGATTGTGTGAAGATACTGAAGAAATGTAAAGAGTCGATTCCAAGCAGAAAAAAAGGAGGGAAAGTAATAATCATAGACACTATTTTAGAGGATCCAAAACACAATAATGAATTTATTCGAGCACAACATAATATGGATATGTTGATGATGGTTCTTTTTGCTGCCAAAGAGAGAATAGAGAAAGAGTGGGAGAAGCTCTTCATTGAAGCCGGTTTCATTGAATACAAAATAATTCCAGCTCTAGGTTTAAGGTCTCTTATTGAAATTTACCCTTAA
- the LOC129887057 gene encoding uncharacterized protein LOC129887057 has protein sequence MPQRSSRDQEKPTPTLRRSPRLTAAAAATEVLTKQIEVSKSPTKSITRLRRSSRLSIGTPRTNGEVNNTERRITRGSNRVDNSVEKRNGVISTSGKTRVSRCTLGGSTERAVPTSELAGCGEDDDNGAGKKQACLKRKRTQGMEENSVVNGWTNEQELALQSAYFAAKATPNFWKKVAMMVPGKSAKDCFDKIHSDFMTPPQPQPRSRVKKMNTLSLSPCATKLLQSTEKNTNRRRYSKHKNHLSRKAVRQLLQKQTDIDRDKEADFFNALESSTNPTAGAFCQDTNFVTPERNKESVHHLRKCLERSSSAHKKHRSRLSGSSGAILTSPPVLKPIKNKALHERYVDQLHCREAKRKAATSRTAKGHQNKNDHKNENVIKTDVIKAAKNALMSEARDAINQFQNLQTCAMNSFNHDDDDYVDVNHNSDDDEDARY, from the exons ATGCCCCAAAGAAGCTCGAGAGACCAAGAAAAACCAACACCCACTCTCCGAAGATCTCCGCGGCTTACTGCCGCCGCTGCTGCTACCGAAGTTCTCACGAAACAGATTGAAGTTTCAAAAAGCCCCACTAAATCGATAACCAGGTTGCGAAGATCTTCAAGATTGAGTATCGGAACTCCGCGGACTAATGGCGAGGTTAATAATACAGAGAGAAGGATTACTCGCGGTTCTAATCGAGTTGACAATTCAGTTGAGAAAAGAAATGGGGTTATTAGTACAAGTGGAAAAACTCGTGTTTCTAGATGTACATTAGGTGGTAGCACGGAGAGAGCTGTCCCAACATCTGAATTAGCGGGATGTGGAGAGGACGACGACAATGGCGCGGGAAAGAAACAGGCATGCTTGAAGAGGAAGAGAACCCAAGGAATGGAGGAGAATAGTGTTGTTAATGGATGGACCAACGAACAAGAGCTGGCGTTGCAAAGTGCTTATTTTGCGGCAAAGGCAACACCTAACTTCTGGAAGAAAGTTGCTATGATG GTGCCTGGGAAATCAGCAAAGGATTGTTTTGACAAGATACATTCGGATTTTATGACCCCACCTCAGCCTCAACCACGTTCAAGGGTTAAAAAGATGAATACATTATCACTTTCTCCATGTGCAACTAAATTGCTTCAGTCCACTGAGAAAAACACAAACAGGCGAAGATATAGCAAGCATAAGAACCATCTCTCACGCAAGGCTGTGAGACAACTACTGCAAAAGCAAACTGACATAGATCGAGATAAGGAAGCAGACTTCTTCAATGCTCTTGAATCATCAACAAATCCAACTGCTGGGGCATTTTGCCAGGACACGAATTTTGTCACCCCAGAGCGCAACAAAGAGAGTGTGCATCATCTTAGAAAGTGCCTGGAGAGATCGTCTTCAGCCCATAAAAAACACCGTTCCCGATTAAGTGGTTCATCAGGAGCAATTCTTACCAGCCCACCAGTTCTAAAACCAATTAAGAATAAGGCCTTACATGAGAGGTATGTTGATCAGCTACATTGCAGGGAAGCaaagagaaaggcagccacaTCAAGGACAGCAAAGGGCCACCAAAATAAGAATGATCACAAGAATGAGAATGTCATAAAAACGGATGTGATTAAAGCTGCGAAAAATGCTCTAATGTCTGAAGCAAGAGATGCAATCAACCAATTTCAGAATTTACAGACATGTGCTATGAACAGCTTCaatcatgatgatgatgattatgtTGATGTGAACCATAATTCTGATGATGACGAGGATGCCAGATACTGA